The Phaseolus vulgaris mitochondrion, complete genome genome includes a window with the following:
- the ccmFn gene encoding cytochrome c biogenesis FN — translation MSIIYELFHLSLFPGLFVAFTYNKKQPPAFGAAPAFWCILLSFLGLSFRHIPNNLSNYNVLTANAPFFYQISGTWSNHEGSILSWCRIPRFYGFLLCYRGRPQSRHNVSKRGGHREVLYYFVSNFVKNSILSLPRYEQKSGAAPQLYTPFVLRTLVDSELRSRRNRTFDGPALFYAPLYPERKMSLAPLGARRSRGSREGKRRTHPLLHLARDDKERAPSIDEQRIDGALGIALFFSPFLSASSDPFVRNFFVRTEPLAESNPVPQDPISAIHPPCIYAGDVASAMGFGLCRSKMMNGIVALHSPPMRKDAAEKKGTLLRSAGCVGSRITSELFTKKFKHVVAKCYPALLLRSNRSLLMLLWRRFFAFSSLWTGALVDTGGEQAKRVVRNEQKDTTTSPLCWSAGANTVVSDQDQEQIRIWILTCRWFLTVGIMPGSWWAHHELGRGGWWFRDPVENASFMPWVLATARIHSVILPLLHSWISFLNIVTLPCCVSGTFSIRSGLLASVHSFATDDTRGIFLWRFFLLMTGISMILFSQIKQQASVRRTSKKEMVVARSTLVHLRHSARAQPRPVMLWKN, via the coding sequence ATGTCAATAATTTATGAATTATTTCATTTATCGTTATTTCCGGGTCTTTTCGTTGCATTCACTTACAACAAGAAACAACCACCAGCGTTTGGTGCAGCACCTGCATTTTGGTGCATTCTTCTTTCTTTCCTTGGTCTTTCGTTCCGTCATATTCCTAATAACTTATCCAATTACAACGTATTAACCGCTAATGCACCTTTCTTTTATCAAATCTCAGGGACATGGTCTAATCATGAGGGTAGTATTTTATCATGGTGTCGGATCCCACGTTTTTATGGATTCCTTCTTTGTTACCGGGGTCGACCCCAAAGCCGCCATAATGTCTCAAAACGAGGAGGCCATAGAGAAGTTTTGTATTACTTTGTCTCGAACTTCGTGAAGAACTCCATTCTATCTCTCCCTCGTTACGAACAAAAAAGTGGGGCTGCGCCCCAGTTGTACACTCCCTTCGTTCTACGAACCCTTGTTGATTCTGAACTTCGTTCGCGAAGGAACCGGACGTTTGACGGGCCAGCCCTTTTTTATGCGCCGCTTTACCCTGAAAGGAAAATGAGCTTAGCTCCTCTGGGTGCTAGGCGCTCCCGTGGTTCGCGAGAAGGAAAAAGAAGGACTCATCCTTTGTTGCATCTGGCACGAGATGATAAAGAGAGAGCTCCGTCTATCGATGAACAGCGGATTGACGGAGCTCTTGGCATTGCTTTGTTTTTCTCTCCTTTCCTATCAGCGAGTTCCGATCCTTTTGTTCGAAATTTCTTCGTTCGTACCGAACCGCTTGCAGAATCAAATCCTGTTCCACAAGATCCTATATCAGCTATACATCCTCCTTGCATTTATGCCGGAGACGTCGCAAGTGCTATGGGATTTGGATTATGTAGATCAAAAATGATGAATGGGATTGTGGCACTCCACTCGCCGCCAATGCGGAAGGATGCCGCCGAAAAGAAGGGAACGCTGCTTCGCTCTGCTGGATGCGTCGGATCCCGTATAACAAGCGAGCTTTTTACCAAAAAATTCAAACATGTGGTCGCAAAATGCTATCCAGCTCTCTTGTTGCGTAGCAATAGAAGCCTGCTCATGCTGCTTTGGCGGCGCTTTTTCGCCTTCTCTTCGCTCTGGACAGGAGCGCTAGTGGACACGGGGGGGGAGCAGGCGAAGCGTGTCGTTCGTAATGAACAGAAAGATACCACTACTTCGCCTCTTTGTTGGAGCGCCGGCGCGAACACAGTGGTATCTGACCAGGACCAGGAACAGATTCGAATTTGGATCTTGACATGTCGGTGGTTTTTAACCGTGGGCATCATGCCAGGAAGTTGGTGGGCTCATCATGAATTAGGTCGGGGTGGCTGGTGGTTTCGGGATCCCGTAGAAAATGCTTCTTTTATGCCTTGGGTATTAGCCACAGCTCGTATTCATTCCGTAATTCTACCCCTTCTTCATTCTTGGATCTCGTTTCTGAATATTGTGACTCTTCCATGCTGTGTCTCAGGAACCTTTTCAATACGGTCCGGATTGCTAGCTTCCGTTCATAGTTTTGCTACAGATGATACACGAGGAATCTTTTTATGGCGGTTCTTCCTTCTAATGACCGGCATATCTATGATTCTTTTCTCCCAGATTAAGCAGCAGGCATCGGTCCGTAGAACTTCTAAAAAAGAGATGGTTGTGGCGCGAAGTACTCTTGTGCACCTCCGTCACTCGGCTCGCGCGCAACCCCGCCCCGTTATGTTATGGAAGAATTGA